The genomic segment CCGTGCTTGGCATGCCGGATGGAAAGCCGCGGTGTTTCGTCATTTCAGGCAGCTTTGCCATGGTGTTTCCTTATGCTTTGCCGATCTTGTCCTGTGTCTTCGTATCGAAGTCGGACGCATCGTGGCGTTCGTGTAACTGTTCCGACGGGTCGCCATTGACCTTGTTGACCATGCGACCGCGTTTGACCGCAGGGCGCTCTGCAATCTCGTTTGCCCAGCGCTGAAGGTGCTTATAGCCCTTCACATCCAGAAAGACATCGGCCTTTGCATAGGACTGGCCCCGCGCCAGATTGCCATACCATGGCCAGACGGCAATATCCGCAATCGAATAGTCCGAACCGGCCAGATACTGGTTCTCTGCCAGATGACGGTCCAGCACGTCAAGCTGACGCTTGGCCTCCATGGCAAAACGGTCGACCGCATATTTGATGTGAATGGGCGCATAGGCATAAAAATGACCGAAACCACCACCCAGATAGGGCGCAGATGCCATTTGCCAGAACAGCCAGTTCATGGCTTCCGTGCGTGCCTTGTGCTCCCCAGGAAGAAACGCGCCAAACTTTTCCGCCAGATAAAGCAGGATAGAGCCGCTTTCGAAAACGCGGGTCGGCTCCGGGGTGGAATGGTCGACCAATGCCGGAATTTTCGAATTCGGATTGGCCTTGACGAAGTCCGAGCCGAACTGGTCGCCATCACCGATCTTGATCAGCCATGCATCATATTCGGCACCCGTGTGGCCTGCGGCCAAAAGCTCTTCCAGCATGATACCGACCTTCTGGCCGTTGGGCGTCGCCAGCGAGTAAAGCTGAAGCGGATGTTTGCCGACCGGCAATTCCTTGTCGTGGGTCGCGCCTGCAATCGGGCGATTGATGTTGGCGAACTGACCACCATTGCCCTTTTCCCACTCCCAGACGTCGGCTGGTTCGTAACCGGCGGGAAAGTTATTTTCGGGGGATTTCTCGGTCATGAAAATCTGTCCTTGTTCAACGGATCAAGCGCCAGCGTTCAGCACTCCAAAGCAATATAGGGATCAACAAAGATTTCCTCCACCACATCATCGATGAGAAAAATTCAACCTTTGGCGATGGCGTGAAAAAACGTGCCCGTGACATGCCCGCGCCTGCCACCGGATGCTCCGAGCGGTTTTCCCTGCCCATCGGCAATCTGCGCAAAGGCTTCGTCGTGACCTTGATCGATCACCCGCGCATAGTGGAACTCATGGCCACGCAGCACATCGCCAGCGCACCCGATGGGGCTATCGGCTGATATCGTCGCCTGCCGATAGCCGAGGTTCATCTTGCGTTTGGCAAAGCTGGTGGCATGCGACAACAGCCCCGTCATCTGGTGGGTCACGCCATCCGCATCCTCGATTGCGGCACCCAGCACCATGTAGCCCCCGCATTCGCCATGGACAGGCTTCGCTTCCGCAAAGCGTGCCAGACCCGACCTGAAAGTATCAGCAGCGGCAAGTTGCCCCGCAAAAAGCTCGGGATATCCCCCAGGCAGCCAGCAGACATCGCAGGAAAGGTCCGGGCCCTCATCGGCCAGCGGCGAAAAGGGCAGGATCTCGGCACCGGCTTCGCGCCAGTGACGGGCCAGATGCGGATAGAGGAACGTGAAGGCGGCATCCTGCGCCAGCGCAATCCGCTGGCCCGGTGGGGCAATGGCTGAAACGGTCGAGCCATGCGGCACGGTGACGGGTTGCGCCAAAGATAGAAGCGCATCGAGATCGATAGCCGCCTCCATGGCATCTGCCAGACGGTCAATATGCGCATCGATTTCCGGGTGCTCGCTGGCCTGCACCAGTCCCAGATGCCGTTCCGGCAGCACCAGCGACGGATCGCGCATGACGCAGCCCGCGACGGGCAAGCCGATCTTTTCGATGGCTTGCGAGCAAAGCGTGCGGTGCCGTTCACTGCCTGCGCGGTTTAGCACCACGGCGGACATCTTCACCGCAGGATCGTAATGGGCAAAGCCATGGGCGACGGCAGCGGCGGTTTGCGACTGGCCGGAAACATCCAGCACCAGAAGTACGGGGATGCCGAACAGGCGCGCCAGATCGGCGGCAGAGCCTGTTCTGTTATCCGGCACGACGATACCATCGAACAGGCCCATGGCGCTTTCGATCAACACCAGTTCCGCATCCCCTGCCTGCTGGGCAAACAGATGCCGCAGCAGATCGGGCTGCATGGCCCAGCTATCGAGATTGAGCCCCGGCGTTTTTGCCGCAAAGGCATGAAAACCCGGATCGATATAGTCAGGCCCGGTCTTGATGCCGCGCACTTTGACGCCACGCCGTGCAAAGGCCCGCAACAGCCCGATGGTGACGCTGGTCTTGCCGGAGCCGGAGCGCGGCGCACCGATGATGAGTGCGCGTGCCGTCATACCCGTCTTCCCTCATTCCTGTGCTCGTCACAGGAATCCCGCCAGCCCAAGTCCTTGGGCTGAAAAGATTCTTTCCGCCGCGCAGACGCGCGACTACTGGATTCCTGTGACAGGCACAGGAATGAGGGTGGTGGAGCGTTTCTAACGGTCTTCAAAATAAGGGCCTTAACATTTTGTCGCTGTTGTTTCCCGATGACGGCCCAACCCGTAACCGCTATAGAAACACGATGGAAACGGATGGAAAAAATCTGCGTCGCGGCTGGACGACCGGCGCTTGCGCGACGGCTGCGGCGAAAGCCGCCTGCACCGCGTTGCTGACCGGAGAGTTTCCATACCTTGTCGAGATCGAACTTCCAAGCGGCAAGCGTGTCGGCTTTTCGCTAGCCAACAGCCATCGCGGCGATGGCTTTGCCCGCGCAGGCGTCATCAAAGATGCAGGCGACGACCCTGACGTGACCCATGGCGCGCTGTTGGAAAGCACCGTGCGGCCCGGCAGACCGGGCACGGGCATTACCTTCAAGGCGGGCACGGGTGTAGGCACGGTGACCCGGCCCGGCCTTCCGCTGGCAGTCGGCGAGCCTGCCATCAACCCGGTGCCGCGCAAGATGATCGAAAAGGCCATCCACGAGGTCGCCGGAGACAATGCCGATTTCGAGGTGGAGATATCGGTGGAGGATGGCGAGAAGATCGCAGAGAAGACGCTAAATGGCAGATTGGGCATTCTCGGTGGCATTTCGATCCTCGGCACCACCGGCATCGTCATTCCCTTTTCCTGTTCCGCCTGGATTCACTCCATCTGGCGCGGCATAGACGTGGCCCGCGCCGAAAGCCTGACCCATATTCTCGGTGCCACCGGCAATGCCTCTGAAAAGGCAGGACAGGCCCTGCATGGCCTACCGGAAACGGCGCTGATCGACATGGGCGATTTCATCGGCGGCATGCTGAAATATCTGCGAACTCATCCGGTCGAAAAACTGACCATTGCCGGTGGTGTGGCCAAGATGACCAAGCTTGCCCAGGGTATGCTGGATGTTCACTCCAAGCGGGGCTTGGCGGATTTGGATGCGCTGGCGAAACTTGCGACGGAAGCGGGTGGCGATGAGGCTTTGGCCGACATCATTCGGCACGCCAACACGGTGGCGCATGCCTTCACCATGGCAGGCAGCGCAGGCATAGACCTCGGCAGCGTTGTAGCCGAGAAGGCGTGGGAAACAGCTGCCGACGCGCTCAACACGCCCGAAACGTCACTCGAAATTCTGGTCTTCGACCGGGATGGCGTGCTGAAGGGCCGCTCAGGCTTTGCGCCATCCCATCACGTCTCGGCTTTTCCTTCCGGCGAACGAAACCGCCGGACGTAATCCGTGCTGTAAAGCGCGCTTTCGCGGAAATCCTCTGAAGCCAAGCCTTTGCCGACGAAAATCAGCGCCGTGCGTTCCACAGGCTCTTCCGCGAGCTTGGCCTCGATATCGCCAAGCGTGCCGGTGATCACGCGCTCTTCCGGCCATGAGGCACGGACGACGATGACGACAGGGCAGTCAGCGCCATAAAGCGGCGTCAGTTCTTCGACCACCTGCGCAATGGCATGAATGGCAAGGTGGATGGCAAGCGTGGCGCCGGTGGCACCGAAAGCTCTCAAATTTTCACCCTCGGGCATTTTTGATGCTCGACCGGAAATACGGGTTAGGATGAGGCTTTGCGCCACTTCAGGCACCGTCAGTTCTTTTCTCAAACTGGCGGCGGCGGCGGCGAAGGAGGGAACGCCGGGGGTGACAGTGTAGTCGAGCCCGAGCCGCTCCAGTCTGCGGATTTGCTCACCCATAGCGCTCCATACAGAAAGATCGCCGGAATGCAGCCGCGCCACATCCTTGCCTTCACGCGCAGCAGCGACGAATTCAGCCTCGATCTCATCCAGCGAAAGGGCTGCGGTATCGATGATGCGTGCACCGGGTGGGCAATAGTCGATCAGGGCTTTCGGCACCAGAGAGCCCGCATAGAGGCAGACGGGGCAGGCGGCGATGAGATCGCGCCCGCGCACGGTGATCAGGTCTGCGGCACCGGGGCCAGCACCGATAAAATGAACCGTCATGGTTGGTCTCCTGACACGGCAATCGCAATGGTAATATCGCCCAGCACCGAACGCGGCGCGATGAGCTTTGAATTCGGGCCACAGGCGGCAAGCGCCGACGCTTCGCTGAGACTTGGGGAGCCGGAATGCTTCAGGCTGGTTTCAGAGCGCGTGACCGTGCGTTCGCCCGCAGCTTCGAAATCCGCCTGCGCTACCACGACGAAGGCCATGCCCAAACGTGTCGCTGCCTCCAGCAAACCCGGTTCATCGTCCTTGATCGGCGCTGTCGCGATGAAGTCGATCTTCACGTGATGGGCGAGGGCGACCTCGTGCAACGCGGCCATGATGGCATCTGCGCCAACGCCCTTGCGACATCCGATACCGGCAACGATCATGGCTTGACCCACGACCATTGCGTCACCGGCATCGATGGCCGCCAGCCCTGCATGGTGCCAACAGGCGACGCACGCGCCACCTCGAGCCGGATCAACGAACCACCAAGCCGGGCTTGTGCGGCAAGCAGAACCGCTTCCATTTCGAGCGTCACCGCATTTGCGACCAGCCGGCCACCGGATTTGAGCGCGGCAATGGCACCGTCCAGCACGCCGTCTTCACTGCCCCCACCACCGATGAAAATCGCATCCGGTGCTGGCAGGCCTTCGAAAGCATCCGGCGCTGTCCCGATCACCACCTCGAGACCCGGCACGCCGAAGGTCTCGGCGTTGCGACTGGCCCGTTCGGCACGCTCCGGGTGTTGCTCGATGGCGATGGCGCGGAGGGAAGGGTGCGCCAGCATCCATTCGATGCCGATCGAACCCGACCCGGCACCGATATCCCACAGCAATTCGCCATGACGTGGCGACAGGGATGAGAGCGTAACCGCGCGGATTTCCCGCTTGGTGATCTGGCCGTCATGTTCGAAAAGCGCGTCGTCCAGCCCCTGCGCATAGCTGAGCACGCGTGATGTCTCGTCGGCGATGACCTCGATGGCCAAAACATTGAGCGGGTCGATATCTTCGAAGGAAAAACGCTTTGCCTCTGCGCTGCGCACCCGCTGATGCGGTCCACCCAAGGCTTCTAGCAGCGTGAAACAGGAGCGCCCAAAACCTGCCTCCGACACGAGCGCTGCCAGCAGGGCAGGGGCGCTTTCATCCGACGTCAGCGCGATGAGCTTTGCGCCGGGGTGAAGATGCGGGCGAATGAGATCGATGGAGCGGCCATGCAACGACACGCAGGTCACATCCTGCAAGGCCCAGCCCAGCCGCGATGCGGCGAGCGAAAAGGCAGACGGGGCCGGGTAGGAGATAGTCTCCTCCGCTGCAATATGCCTCAACAGCGTTACACCGACGCCGTAATGGAAGGGATCGCCGGAGGCGAGCACGCAGACCTTGCGTCCCCGCAGCGCCACGACGTCGGTCATTGCGCTATCGAAGGGCGCAGGCCATGGCCGCGCGTCTCCACGAATAGCGTCTTTTGCCAGCGCCATATGCCGCTTGCCGCCGAAGACGAACTCGGCATTCTCGATGGCTGCGCGCGCAGCACTGCCCAGCCCCGATAGTCCGTCTTCGCCGATACCGACGATAGAAAGCCAGGGCGTTACCGTCTTTTCGGTGGATGAAGCGGGCAATCCCGCATATTCAGAGACCATGACACGCTCCATACTCATTCTTGGCGGCACGGCGGATGCCCGTATCCTGGCTGGCAAACTGGCTGATGAATCCGGCTACCGTATTTTGCTGTCCATGGCGGGCCGCACCCGTGATCCCGTGGCTCAGCCGGTGCCGATGCGCAGCGGTGGCTTTGGTGGCGCGAGGGGGCTGGCGCGTTTCATCGAGGACAATGCCTTCGATATGCTGGTCGATGCCACTCATCCATATGCCGCGCGCATTTCCGCCAATGCGGTCAAAGCCGCAGGTATGGCCAGGGTGCCGCTGGTTGCATTGGAGCGTCCGGCGTGGGTGAGGATGGCGGGAGACGATTGGCGCGAGGTGCCCGATGTCGACAGTGCCGTGACCGCTCTCGGACAGAAAAGGTGCAAGGCGTTTCTGGCCCTTGGTCGTCAGGAACTTCTGCCTTTCGAGGCGGCACCACAGCACCACTATCTCATTCGCAGCGTCGATCCCGTCGAGCCGCCGCTTATCGTGCCCGATGCGCGTTACATCACGGCCCGTGGCCCCTTTGCTCTCATTGATGAAATCGCCATGTTGCGCGACAATGGCATTGAGGCGGTGGTTTGCAAGAACTCCGGCGGGGCGGCGGCGTACGGCAAGATCGAGGCGGCACGGCAGTTGGGCATTCCCGTCATCATGATCGCACGTCCCGCGCATCCGTATGGTGATACGGTCGCCGATATCGACACTGCGCTCAGCGCCATCCGTCATCAGCTTTCCCTTTTGGACGAGCGTGGCGAATAGACGATCGGTGCTTGGCCATCGCGCTCGATCAACCGTGTCTCCACAGAACCGACGATGATACAGGTCGCCATATCGGCCATATCGCTCGCGGCTTGTCCCAGCGGCACCACGCGCATGCGCTCGTCGGCACGGCCTGCTGCGCGCCCGAAAATAACGGGCACGGTTTCAGGCAGATGGGCGCGCAGCACATCAAACGCCGTCGCCAGTTGGTGAGGCCGAGCCTTGCTGACGGGATTGTAGAAGGCCATGACAAATCCGGCCTCAGCCGCAGCAATCAATCTTTTTTCGATTAGGGACCATGGCTTGAGATTGTCAGACAGAGAAATAGCGCAGAAATCATGCCCCAGAGGCGCACCCGCACGTGCCGCCACCGCCAGCATGGCCGTGACGCCGGGAACGACGTGGAAGTCGATATCGCGCCATTCGACGGGGCCGTTCTCGATGGCCTCGCAGACGGCAGCGGCCATGGCGAACACACCGGGATCACCGCCAGAGACGACGCAGACCTTGCCACCGGAAGCCGCGATGGTCAGCGCAGCCTGCGCGCGGGAAAGCTCTTCGCGGTTGTCCGAGGCGTGACGGCGTTGATGGGCCCCAAGCGCCAGACGGTCGAGATAGGGAATATAGCCGAAGAAATCTTCCGCCTCACGCACTGCGGCGTGTGCTTCCGGCGTGATCTGGTCCGGGCTACCCGGCCCAAGCCCGACAACCGTCAACCGCCCGCTCATGCCGTTTCACCGACGGGTCGATCTTTCCAGCCGGGAACGAGGACCAGCGAGAAATAGGGCGCGGGCGATGCATCGCGTTCAATGAGCCTGATGGCATGGCCGTTTTCCATCGTACCGCGTTCGACGTAAAGCGCACTGTGCAACTTGCCCGCTCTTTCCAGAGCCCGGCAAATTTTCGGCAGGTTCCGCCCGACCTTCATGATGACGGCGCCATCGGTGCCGGACAGACGTTCGGTCAATGTTTCCTCGCCCAGCGTCCCCGGCAATACACTCAAGATGTCGTCGCCCTGCACGAGCGGCAGACCCGCCATGGACCAGCAACCGGACATGGCGGTGATACCGGCGACAACTTCTGCAGGGTAGGCAGGGGCCAGCCGCAGATGGAGGTGCATATAGGAGCCGTAAAACAGCGGATCCCCCTCCGATAGCACCGCGACGCTGCGCCCGGCATCCAGATGGACGGCGATATCACGAGCCGATTGATCAAAGAAGGCGGCGATGGCGCCTCTGTAATCGTCTCCATTCTTGTCGCTTTCGACGGTAACGGGGTAGACCAGCGGCATTTCCAGCGTGCCGGGGCGGATGAAGCTTTCGACGATGCCGCGCCCGTTGCCCTTGCTGCCCTTCTTGCAAAAGAAGGCAACGACATCAGCATTTTCAATGGCGCGCACCGCTTTCAGCGTGAGAAGCTCAGGATCGCCGGGACCTGTGCCGACGCCGATCAGCTTGCCCTTCAGCACCGGCTGCGCTGCTGGATCGAACAAGGCCGCACTCATAGTCCGGCCCTCGCAATGGCATTGATGGCAGCCGCAGTCATGGCAGAACCACCCAGGCGGCCCTTGACGATGGCATAGGGAATGCCGAGCGGACTTTCCTCCAGCGCATCCTTGGATTCCGCCGCGCCGACGAAACCAACCGGCATGCCGATAATGGCGGCGGGGCGGGGAGCGCCTCGCTCCAGCATTTCCAAGAGATAAAACAGCGCTGTCGGCGCATTGCCGATGGCAACGAGCGCGCCGTCCATCTGATCGACCCAGAGATCGAGTGCAGCGGCAGACCGGGTATTGCCGATCTGCTTTGCAAGGTCCGGCGTGCGCAGATCGCGCAGCGTGCAGATCACCGGATTGCCAGCGGGCAACCGCGCATGCGTGACCCCATGCGCCACCATATTGGCATCGCACAGGATCGGCTTGCCAGCCAGAAGCGCGCCACGTGCGGCATCCACGAAGTCAGGCGAAAAGCGGAAGTGCTGCGCGGCTTCCACCTGTCCACAGGCATGGATCATCCTGATAGCGATATCGGCCTGATCCGGCGTGAAAGCCGACAGGTCCGCCTCTTCGCGGATCATCGCAAAGGAGCGCTCATAGATCGCGTTGCCATCGCGGATATAGTCGTATTCAGTCATCTCGTATCCTGTCGGAGCGCCGCGACGATCCGCTCCTTGCCGAGACGGGCAAGCAGGGTGCGGGCATTTTCTCCGGGCTTATGTTCTTTTTCATATAATCGGGCAAGCCGCGAAAGCACCGCCTTGCGGTCGGCAAGCGGCAAAACCGCCTGCGGTGTGTCGGAAACGCGACCTGAATGGGTAAAGGCCAGCCCTTCAGACGAGCCCGCAAAGGCCAGCGTGGCAGGCGATGGATGCGCACAGCCCTTGCAGCAGCCTGAAAGATGCAGCGTGAACGAGCCATCCAGCAAGGACGCACAGTCTGTCGCTGCATGTTCCGCCAGGTCTCGCGTGGAGATAAACCCCGAAGCGCAGGCCGGTTTTCCAGCGCAGACGGCGATGGAAGAGCGCGGATCGTCGGCACCGGTCACAAAACCGGCGTCACGCGCATGATCGAGAAGAGCCCGGCATGCATCATCACTGCCGGTGAAAAACAGGGCATGTGCTGGCCCGGGCCGCAAACGCTGTAGTCCCAATATCGAAGCATGGCGGCAAAGGGCAGAGAGCACGTCTGCGCCGATTTGCCCGAAGGCGGGCGCAAGAACTGCTGCAAACACATCGTCCGAGAGGCGCATCAAACCATAGGGACGTGCGTCGTTATGAACGGTGGGGGTGCGGTTTTCCGCCTTCTCCCCGCCGGGGAGAAGGTCGCGGCAGCGGGATGAGGGGGCGAGGGTAAATGGATACGGAGAGTCGAGCAATCTACCCGCACACACGGCCCGTACCTGTTCAATATCCAGGTCACGACCGCGCGTACCAGAACCCCTTTCAGCAAGGCGCATCAGAAGATCGATCACACTATCAGCAGCATCTTCGGTCCGCAGCAACCCCGCCCGCAACGCCTTGTCTTCGGAACCACCCAACATGAGTTGCCAAAACACGTCATCGCCGACACGAGTGGCCTTCAACCGGATATCCGCAAGCAGATCACCCATGTCCACAAGACCACCGCCATCGACAATGACGGACATCTTTGCAGCCAACTTCTCATGCAGCTGAAGCGCATCCGCTCGCCCGCATATCCGGCTGACGATGTCGCGTGTATCGGCAAGTTCCGTTTGGTCGATCCCTGTCAGCGGCGATGTTTCCACCGTCAGCCCTTGCCGCAACGGCAGATGAAGAGCGAGAACATCGCGTTCCAGAGCCTTTGCACTTTCAGCCGTCAGGCCGCGAAATTGGAGCCCGCCGCGCGCGGTGATGTCGATCAGCCCGTTGCCGTACTCAATTGCGAGGGCGCACAGCGCCTCCAGATCAGAGGGCGAGATAGGATTCGTGAAGGCGATGCGCGATAAAAGCCCGTCACCCGTCTGCATCGGAGCCGACAGGGCAGGGCAAACGCCGCGGCGCGTGAAAGGCTGGACATCCACAGGGCCGAAAGCACTCATGCCTCTACCCTCGCGGATTTCGGCGCAATGAGCATTTCCAGCTCTGCATCCACGGCATTGCGGCGGCTGTGCCAGAGGCCGCGGCGGCGGGCAGAGAGAAAACGCTGCGCCATCACCTCTGCTGCCTGCGGGTTTTCTCGCAGAATGAAATCGCGGACGTTTTCATCGCCGAAATAGGCATCATACAGTGCTTCGATCAGGGAGGACGATACGGCGTGTGTGGTCTCTGCAAAGCCAATCAGCCTGTCCACCGTCTCGGCAAATTCCGCAGCGCCGCGCGGCCCATGCCGCATCTGCCCGGCAATGAAGCGCGGATTGATGGCGCGGGCGCGCACCACGCGGTTAACGGCCTGTGCAATGGAACGGGCGCGGGGACGCGCGGGATCTGTCGTATCGAGCGCCACGACATCGGCGGATTGCCCAAGGGCTGCCTTGGCTGCCGCAAAGCCGCCGATAAAGGCGACGTCTGACGAGCCGTCCAGCAGGTCGCGCCCGGGATCGTCCCCCGTGTGAACCAGAAGATCGGCCTTTTCCACCTGGCCTGAAAAGCTGGCATCAGCGGAAACACCAAGCCCATCCGCCCCGCCAAAAGCATGGCTTGCGGCATCCAGATAGATCTGGCCCAGCTCTTCGCGCTCATCCCAGCGCCCGTTCGCCAGCTTTTCCTCGATGCCAGCGCCATAGGTGCCGGGTGCCGAACCGAAAATGCGGGCGGGGATATGGCCGAGGCAGGCAGCCTCTTCGCCCAAGGGGTTATCGCCCGGTGATTCTTCACGGCGCGCAATGGCTTTTGCGGCAGCGTCGAGCAGAGCAATCAGCGCCGGAAACATATCGCGGAACAGGCCGGAAATGCGGAATGTCACATCCACGCGGGGCCGTCCCAAAGCCGCAGGCGGCAGCACTTCGATGCCGGTTACGCGGCCCGTGCCTTGATCATAGATCGGGCGAGCGCCCATCAAATGCAGCGCCTGGCCGACATCTTCGCCGCCATTGCGCAAAGATGCCGAACCCCAGAGGTCGAACACAATATTCTTCGGCCAATCGCCGTGGCTTTGCAGATGGTGCCGTAGGACTTCTTCACCCGCCATGCGGCCCAGCTCGAAAGCGGTCGGGGTCGGCATGGTGCGCGGGTCGGCAGCGTAAAGATTACGCCCCGTCGGCAACACGTCCAGCCGCCCGCGCGCTGGCGCACCAGATGGGCCGGGCGAAATATGCTGCCCATTGAGAGCAGCCAGCAAAGACGCTTTTTCCGCTAGCGCGCTGTCGCGCCTGAGGACATCAGGCTCATCGTCAGCGCAGCGGCCAAACACATGCTGGCCATCCTTGATCGCGAAATCCTTGAGATCGCAGAGAAACGCATCGATGCGTGACAGCGCCGTATCGGCATCGTCCTGCGTGTCGATACCGGCATCGGCTGCTAATCCCGTTTCCTGTGCCTTTTCGACGATCAGTTTGGCCAGACGGTCGCGGCGGCGACGGTCCAGCCCATCGGCCTGCGCATATTCATCGACAAGCTGTTCCAGCGCCATCTGCTCTGGCGAAAGCCCGGCATCGACCAACACAGGCGGAATGTGCCCGATGGTCACAGCCGCGATGCGCCGCTTCGCAACTGCGGCCTCCCCGGGATTGGAGACGATGAAGGGATAGATCACGGGCAGTGAGCCGGTGACGATTTCGGGGAAACAGGCTTGCGACAGCGCAACCGTCTTGCCGGGCAGCCATTCCAGCGTGCCATGAGCGCCGACGTGGATGATGGCATGCGCCCCGAGGCTCTGCCGCATCCAGGCCCCGAACGCGACCAGCGCATGCCGAGGCGGCAAGGCCGGGTCGTGATAATCCACCCGCCGATCTTCGTTCCGACCACGATCCGGCGCAAGAGCGACTGTTACGGAACCGAATCGAGCGGCGCGGAAATGGAAGACGCCCCCTGTCACAGCATCATCTGCCTCGGCATCACCCCATGTTTCACCCAAAGCCAGATTGGCGGCTTGGGGCAGGGCGCTGCGAAACGCTGAATACTCCGCCAGCCCGAAAGCAGCCGTCTCGCTTTCAACGCGGTCGAGCAAAGCCCGAGGCGTTTCGGGAATATCGCCCACCGCATAACCGGCATCGCGCAGATCGTGCAGCATCTCCAGAACACTCTGCGGCACATCGAGACCCACCGCATAACCGGTGCGACCCGGTGCGGCGCCCGGATAATCCGGCATAAGAATAACAAGCTGCCGCTCAGATGGATCTGCGTTTTTCAGCCGCAGAAAAGCAGAGATGCGTTCAGCGACCTGTTCGACGCGATCAGGTTCCGGACAATGCACCAGCCCGCGCCCACCTTCAGGGTCAGGCTGTTTGAAGGAGATCGCCCCGGCGAGAATACGACCGTCCAGCTCCGGCAACACCACATGCATGGCAAGATCGGACGGGTTGAGGCCGCGCATATTGTCCGCCCAGCCATCGCGGCGGGTGGTGGCCATGATCACCTGAAAGGTCGCGACACCCAACCGGTCGAACAGGCTCTTGCCATCGTCGTCCGAATGGCTGGCAAAGGCCGTGGCTGCAATCATCGCGGCTGGCTTCAAAGTGACAAGCGTGTCTTCCAGAAACCGGATAGCGTCTGCGTCTTTCAAACCGCTGACGAAGATCGGCAGCGGCGAAAATCCGCGTAAGTGCAAGGCGTCGTAAAGCGCATCGATGGGGGCGACGTCAGCCGCCATCATCATGGAACGGTAAAACAGTATAGGAACAAAGGGCATGCAGCCTTCACGGCCATCCAGCGCTGCCGGAAGGTCAACAACGCCTTCGCCAGGCTGATAAAACCCGCATTTGGGCAAAGGTTCAGCGACGACATCCGGCCAGGCGTCTTCCCGCGCAAACGCAGCAAGCAATCTCGCAACCCGCTCCATATTCTCCGGCCCGCCTTCGCGGAAGAAAGAGAGAATCGTGGACTGTGTCGGCAGATCGACAGTGGACGCGATTTCTAATTTTTCATCGCGTTCGCTGCATTCGCCGGGCAGAAGCACGAGCTTGATACCACGCCGACGCGCCATTCTCGACAACTCGTCCACGCCATAACGCCAACGATCGGCGCCGCCGAGAATCCGGATAAGGATCAGCTTGGCGTATTCCGCCGTCTTTTCGATCCACAGATCGACCGACATGGGATGGCGAAGTTCGGAGAGGTTGGCGGACACAAAGGACACTGAACCATCCGTGCTGCGTTGCCATCCGCGCTCCAGCCCGCCCAGATCGCTGGCCGAAAAAGACAGCACTACCACATCCGCCTGACCCTGATTGAGATCAACCGGCTCGATCAGGTCGTCCAGAGACGAGGATGTGGTGGCGAGGATGTGCATGGATCAGGCAGCCAGCATCCGCTCGATTTTCGCGCGGTCGAGACCTTTCTCACCGATAACGACCAAACGGCTGCGGCGCACCTCGCCTGC from the Agrobacterium vaccinii genome contains:
- a CDS encoding cobalt-precorrin-6A reductase; protein product: MTRSILILGGTADARILAGKLADESGYRILLSMAGRTRDPVAQPVPMRSGGFGGARGLARFIEDNAFDMLVDATHPYAARISANAVKAAGMARVPLVALERPAWVRMAGDDWREVPDVDSAVTALGQKRCKAFLALGRQELLPFEAAPQHHYLIRSVDPVEPPLIVPDARYITARGPFALIDEIAMLRDNGIEAVVCKNSGGAAAYGKIEAARQLGIPVIMIARPAHPYGDTVADIDTALSAIRHQLSLLDERGE
- a CDS encoding precorrin-3B C(17)-methyltransferase, which codes for MSGRLTVVGLGPGSPDQITPEAHAAVREAEDFFGYIPYLDRLALGAHQRRHASDNREELSRAQAALTIAASGGKVCVVSGGDPGVFAMAAAVCEAIENGPVEWRDIDFHVVPGVTAMLAVAARAGAPLGHDFCAISLSDNLKPWSLIEKRLIAAAEAGFVMAFYNPVSKARPHQLATAFDVLRAHLPETVPVIFGRAAGRADERMRVVPLGQAASDMADMATCIIVGSVETRLIERDGQAPIVYSPRSSKRES
- a CDS encoding precorrin-2 C(20)-methyltransferase, which codes for MSAALFDPAAQPVLKGKLIGVGTGPGDPELLTLKAVRAIENADVVAFFCKKGSKGNGRGIVESFIRPGTLEMPLVYPVTVESDKNGDDYRGAIAAFFDQSARDIAVHLDAGRSVAVLSEGDPLFYGSYMHLHLRLAPAYPAEVVAGITAMSGCWSMAGLPLVQGDDILSVLPGTLGEETLTERLSGTDGAVIMKVGRNLPKICRALERAGKLHSALYVERGTMENGHAIRLIERDASPAPYFSLVLVPGWKDRPVGETA
- a CDS encoding precorrin-8X methylmutase; this translates as MTEYDYIRDGNAIYERSFAMIREEADLSAFTPDQADIAIRMIHACGQVEAAQHFRFSPDFVDAARGALLAGKPILCDANMVAHGVTHARLPAGNPVICTLRDLRTPDLAKQIGNTRSAAALDLWVDQMDGALVAIGNAPTALFYLLEMLERGAPRPAAIIGMPVGFVGAAESKDALEESPLGIPYAIVKGRLGGSAMTAAAINAIARAGL
- the cobG gene encoding precorrin-3B synthase; the protein is MSAFGPVDVQPFTRRGVCPALSAPMQTGDGLLSRIAFTNPISPSDLEALCALAIEYGNGLIDITARGGLQFRGLTAESAKALERDVLALHLPLRQGLTVETSPLTGIDQTELADTRDIVSRICGRADALQLHEKLAAKMSVIVDGGGLVDMGDLLADIRLKATRVGDDVFWQLMLGGSEDKALRAGLLRTEDAADSVIDLLMRLAERGSGTRGRDLDIEQVRAVCAGRLLDSPYPFTLAPSSRCRDLLPGGEKAENRTPTVHNDARPYGLMRLSDDVFAAVLAPAFGQIGADVLSALCRHASILGLQRLRPGPAHALFFTGSDDACRALLDHARDAGFVTGADDPRSSIAVCAGKPACASGFISTRDLAEHAATDCASLLDGSFTLHLSGCCKGCAHPSPATLAFAGSSEGLAFTHSGRVSDTPQAVLPLADRKAVLSRLARLYEKEHKPGENARTLLARLGKERIVAALRQDTR